A single region of the Paraburkholderia megapolitana genome encodes:
- the fumC gene encoding class II fumarate hydratase, producing MTEDVRMERDTFGEIAVPNARLWGAQTQRSLQNFRISSEKQSPELITALAVIKRAAAEVNLGLGVLDETKAHAIMRAADEIIDGQHPQEFPLAVWQTGSGTQTNMNLNEVIANRASELLGGERGEARKVHPNDDVNRGQSSNDVFPTAMHVAAATGIVRHLLPALKTLRDTLDGKAKAFAGIVKIGRTHLQDATPLTLGQEFSGYVAQLDQGIRHVESTLPHLYELAQGGTAVGTGLNAHPQFATKVAAEIGKLTGVPFVSAANKFEVMAAADALVFAHGALKTVAASLNKIANDVRWLASGPRCGLGELSIPENEPGSSIMPGKVNPTQSEALTMLCAQVFGNDVAVNIGGASGNFELNVFRPMIAHNVLQSIRLLADGAQSFNDHCAVGIEPNRERIDTLLNESLMLVTALNPHIGYDKAAQIAKKAHKEGTTLKAAALALGYVTEQQFDEWVRPADMVGNVKG from the coding sequence ATGACCGAAGATGTACGCATGGAGCGCGATACGTTCGGCGAAATCGCCGTGCCGAACGCTCGCCTGTGGGGCGCGCAGACGCAGCGCTCGTTGCAGAATTTCCGCATTTCGTCGGAGAAGCAGTCGCCGGAACTGATCACGGCACTTGCCGTGATCAAGCGCGCCGCCGCCGAAGTGAACCTCGGGCTCGGCGTGCTCGACGAAACGAAGGCACACGCCATCATGCGCGCCGCCGACGAGATCATCGACGGCCAGCATCCGCAGGAATTTCCGCTCGCGGTCTGGCAAACCGGATCCGGCACGCAGACCAATATGAACCTCAACGAGGTGATCGCGAATCGCGCGAGCGAACTGCTCGGCGGCGAACGCGGTGAAGCGCGCAAGGTGCATCCGAACGACGACGTAAATCGCGGCCAGTCTTCAAATGACGTGTTCCCGACCGCGATGCATGTGGCGGCCGCGACCGGCATCGTCAGGCATCTGCTGCCCGCGTTGAAGACGCTGCGCGATACGCTCGACGGCAAGGCAAAAGCGTTCGCCGGCATCGTGAAGATCGGCCGCACGCATCTACAGGATGCGACGCCGCTTACGCTCGGTCAGGAATTCTCCGGCTATGTCGCGCAACTCGATCAGGGCATCCGTCACGTCGAATCGACGCTGCCGCATCTGTACGAACTCGCTCAAGGCGGCACGGCCGTCGGTACCGGGCTCAACGCGCATCCGCAGTTCGCGACGAAAGTCGCGGCCGAGATCGGCAAGCTGACCGGTGTGCCGTTCGTGTCCGCGGCCAACAAGTTCGAAGTGATGGCAGCCGCCGATGCACTCGTATTCGCGCACGGCGCATTGAAAACGGTCGCCGCCAGCTTGAACAAGATCGCCAACGACGTGCGCTGGCTCGCCAGCGGTCCGCGCTGCGGGCTCGGCGAACTGTCGATTCCGGAAAACGAACCGGGCAGTTCGATCATGCCGGGCAAGGTCAACCCGACACAGTCGGAAGCGCTGACCATGCTGTGTGCACAGGTGTTCGGCAACGACGTCGCGGTGAATATCGGCGGCGCGAGCGGCAACTTCGAACTGAACGTGTTCCGCCCGATGATCGCGCACAACGTGTTGCAATCGATTCGCCTGCTCGCCGACGGCGCGCAGAGCTTCAACGATCACTGCGCGGTCGGCATCGAGCCGAATCGCGAGCGTATCGATACGTTGCTCAACGAATCGCTGATGCTCGTCACGGCGCTCAATCCGCACATCGGCTACGACAAGGCTGCGCAGATCGCGAAGAAAGCGCACAAGGAAGGCACGACGTTAAAGGCGGCCGCGCTCGCGCTCGGCTACGTGACGGAACAGCAGTTCGACGAATGGGTTCGTCCTGCCGATATGGTTGGTAACGTCAAAGGTTGA
- a CDS encoding acyl-CoA thioesterase has protein sequence MSTPAASLDRSETTFRFLAEPTSVNFGGKVHGGALMKWIDETAYACAAVWSGRYCVTVSVGNIRFRRPILVGNLVELRARVVTTGRTSMHIHVSVQAGDPKGGELLQTTDCLVVMVAVNENGHPVPVPPFVPETDEQRRLAKYAMDVKDALDAIVELKPEAVAQGKV, from the coding sequence ATGTCTACCCCCGCAGCATCCCTCGATCGATCGGAGACCACGTTCCGCTTTCTTGCCGAGCCGACTTCGGTCAACTTCGGCGGCAAAGTGCACGGCGGTGCGCTGATGAAGTGGATCGACGAAACCGCGTACGCGTGCGCGGCCGTCTGGTCCGGCCGCTATTGCGTGACCGTGAGCGTCGGCAATATCCGTTTTCGCCGGCCGATTCTCGTCGGTAATCTCGTCGAATTGCGCGCGCGCGTGGTAACGACCGGGCGCACCAGTATGCATATCCACGTGTCGGTGCAGGCGGGCGATCCGAAGGGCGGGGAGTTGCTGCAAACCACCGATTGCCTCGTCGTGATGGTCGCCGTCAACGAGAACGGACATCCGGTACCGGTGCCGCCGTTCGTGCCGGAAACCGACGAGCAGCGGCGCCTCGCCAAATACGCCATGGATGTGAAGGATGCGCTCGACGCGATCGTCGAGCTGAAGCCCGAGGCGGTCGCGCAGGGCAAGGTTTGA
- a CDS encoding GlxA family transcriptional regulator encodes MTGVTASKTGRRVPAAKTPTRAANEAAAAPAARHIVFAVAPDLVLLDASGPLEAFWRAELITADRRCATGAQSVQDAREQAPAAYRLSIASINGGVLQTYPGLPIVTQRLDVLEREPIDTLIVPGVPIDEGYALQPELVAWIARRAPSIRRVCSVCTGAFYLAAAGVLDGLRVTTHWRSAGRLAQQFPRVQVDAEPIFIRAPLDARSGRSVWTSAGVTAGIDLALALIEEDLGHTIAMQVARRLVVFMKRQGGQSQFSATLAAQTSAAGAFDALHGWIATNLRDDLSVERLAERARMSPRTFARRYVDEVGRTPARTVSALRLEAASRALAESSRPLKRIALECGFGSEQNLRRAFLRHFGVLPHDYRERFASTRPAARSRA; translated from the coding sequence ATGACCGGCGTAACCGCTTCGAAAACCGGCCGGCGAGTGCCGGCCGCGAAAACTCCAACCCGGGCCGCGAACGAAGCAGCCGCCGCGCCAGCTGCGCGCCACATCGTGTTCGCAGTAGCGCCCGACCTCGTGTTGCTCGATGCGAGCGGCCCGCTTGAAGCGTTCTGGCGTGCCGAACTCATCACCGCAGACCGGCGCTGCGCAACCGGTGCGCAGAGTGTTCAGGACGCACGCGAGCAGGCACCGGCTGCATACCGGCTCTCCATCGCCTCGATCAACGGCGGTGTACTGCAAACCTACCCCGGTCTACCTATCGTCACGCAACGTCTCGACGTGCTCGAGCGCGAACCGATCGATACGCTGATCGTCCCCGGTGTGCCGATCGACGAAGGCTACGCATTGCAGCCCGAACTGGTGGCGTGGATCGCGCGGCGGGCGCCATCTATACGGCGCGTGTGTTCGGTCTGTACGGGCGCGTTCTATCTGGCGGCGGCGGGCGTGCTCGACGGCCTTCGCGTGACGACGCACTGGCGCAGTGCTGGGCGCCTCGCCCAGCAATTTCCGCGCGTGCAGGTGGACGCCGAGCCGATCTTCATCCGCGCGCCGCTCGACGCTCGCTCGGGACGCAGCGTGTGGACTTCGGCGGGTGTTACGGCCGGCATCGATCTCGCGCTCGCGCTGATCGAAGAAGACCTCGGCCACACGATCGCGATGCAGGTGGCACGGCGACTCGTCGTGTTCATGAAGCGGCAGGGCGGCCAGTCGCAGTTCAGCGCCACGCTGGCGGCGCAGACGTCGGCGGCCGGTGCGTTCGATGCGCTGCACGGCTGGATCGCCACGAATCTGCGCGATGACCTGTCGGTCGAGCGGCTCGCCGAACGCGCACGGATGAGCCCGCGCACCTTTGCCCGGCGTTACGTCGACGAAGTGGGGCGCACGCCCGCGCGGACAGTGTCTGCGCTGCGTCTTGAAGCAGCGTCGCGTGCGCTTGCCGAGTCGAGCCGGCCGCTGAAAAGGATTGCGCTCGAATGTGGATTCGGCAGTGAGCAGAACCTGCGGCGCGCGTTTTTGCGCCATTTCGGCGTGCTGCCGCATGATTATCGCGAGCGCTTCGCATCGACCCGACCGGCCGCGCGGTCCCGCGCCTGA
- a CDS encoding ArsR/SmtB family transcription factor, giving the protein MPTAPTDDHSHFPGLSWIGALLADPGRAAMLWALMDGSARPAGELTMIAGLSPSAASAHLARLTEGGLLAVEVRGRHRYFRIATPDIAASIEALANVAQATAPQRAAPRTARTVPVDMRYARTCYDHMAGELAVRVFERMVEHDLLTLDGDALEATSSGTAHLADWGIDVAGQHTRRRRFACTCPDWSERRPHLGGALGAALLDSWSRQGWVERTERPRILRITPTGHQRFNEFLAR; this is encoded by the coding sequence ATGCCCACCGCCCCCACCGACGATCACAGCCACTTCCCCGGTTTAAGCTGGATCGGCGCGTTGCTGGCCGACCCGGGGCGCGCCGCGATGCTGTGGGCGCTGATGGACGGCAGCGCACGACCGGCCGGCGAACTGACGATGATTGCGGGCCTGTCGCCTTCCGCGGCAAGCGCCCATCTCGCGCGACTCACCGAAGGCGGCCTGCTGGCCGTCGAGGTGCGCGGACGGCACCGCTACTTCCGCATCGCCACGCCGGATATCGCGGCATCGATCGAAGCGCTCGCCAACGTCGCGCAAGCCACCGCGCCACAGCGTGCGGCACCGCGCACTGCGCGTACGGTGCCGGTCGACATGCGCTACGCGCGGACCTGCTACGACCACATGGCGGGAGAACTGGCGGTGCGCGTGTTCGAGCGGATGGTCGAGCACGACCTGCTCACGCTGGACGGCGATGCGCTCGAAGCAACGTCGAGCGGCACCGCGCATCTCGCGGACTGGGGTATCGATGTCGCGGGTCAACACACACGTCGACGACGCTTCGCGTGTACCTGTCCTGACTGGAGCGAACGGCGCCCGCATCTGGGTGGCGCGCTCGGTGCAGCGCTGCTCGATTCGTGGTCTCGCCAGGGCTGGGTCGAGCGCACCGAGCGGCCGCGCATCCTGCGCATTACGCCGACCGGTCATCAACGCTTCAACGAGTTTCTTGCGCGGTAA
- a CDS encoding thymidylate synthase: MKQYLDLVRSILDTGTWQENRTGIRTISMPGAMLRFDLQQGFPAVTTKKLAFKSAIGELVGFLRASRSAAEFRELGCKVWDANANDNPQWLANPYREGPDDLGDVYGVQWRKWPAYKVLDAQATARIADATARGYRTVTTFDEDGTRKVLLYKAVDQLRQCLDTIMQNPADRRILFHGWNPAVLEEIALPACHLLYQFLPNVTRREISLCLYIRSNDVGLGTPFNLTEGAALLHLVGRLTGYTPRWFSYFIGDAHIYENQLDMLQQQLTREPYESPRLAIADRVPDYAQTGVYEPEWLEKIEPADFSLVGYQHHEPLTAPMAV, from the coding sequence ATGAAACAATACCTTGACCTCGTCCGCTCGATCCTCGACACCGGCACATGGCAGGAGAATCGCACCGGCATTCGTACGATCAGCATGCCGGGCGCGATGTTGCGCTTCGATCTGCAACAGGGTTTTCCCGCCGTGACGACAAAGAAGCTCGCGTTCAAGTCGGCGATCGGCGAACTGGTAGGGTTTCTCCGCGCCTCGCGCAGTGCTGCGGAATTTCGCGAGCTTGGCTGCAAGGTGTGGGATGCGAACGCAAACGATAATCCGCAGTGGCTCGCGAATCCGTATCGCGAGGGACCGGACGATCTCGGCGACGTGTATGGCGTGCAATGGCGCAAATGGCCGGCATACAAGGTGCTGGACGCACAGGCCACGGCGCGGATCGCCGATGCGACGGCGCGCGGTTATCGCACGGTCACGACATTCGATGAAGACGGTACGCGCAAGGTGCTGCTCTACAAGGCCGTCGACCAGTTGCGCCAATGTCTCGACACGATCATGCAGAACCCGGCGGACCGACGCATTTTGTTTCATGGTTGGAACCCCGCGGTGCTCGAAGAGATTGCATTGCCCGCCTGCCACCTGCTGTATCAGTTCCTGCCCAACGTAACGCGTCGCGAGATTTCGCTGTGCCTGTACATCCGCAGCAACGATGTTGGTCTCGGTACGCCGTTTAATCTGACCGAAGGGGCGGCGTTGTTGCATCTGGTCGGACGTCTCACCGGTTACACGCCGCGCTGGTTTAGTTACTTCATCGGCGACGCGCACATCTACGAGAATCAGCTCGACATGCTGCAACAGCAGCTCACGCGCGAACCGTATGAGAGCCCGCGTCTCGCGATCGCCGACCGTGTGCCCGACTACGCGCAAACCGGTGTCTACGAACCCGAATGGCTGGAGAAGATCGAACCGGCGGATTTCTCGCTCGTCGGTTACCAGCATCACGAGCCGTTGACGGCGCCGATGGCGGTTTGA